In a single window of the Luteibacter rhizovicinus DSM 16549 genome:
- a CDS encoding ammonium transporter, which translates to MRSDALFPRVAAAAALAALPCTAFAQATAPAKLDSGDTAWMLTATMLVLLMTIPGLALFYGGMVRAKNLLSVLMQCFAITALVTVLWVVYGYSLAFDTTGMTAGTTNLHSFIGGLGHGMLAGLTPGSLYQTVPEAVFVMFQMTFAIITPALIVGAIAERMKFSALLVFTALWFTFVYLPVAHMVWGGPGSFLGDLGVLDFAGGTVVHINAGIAGLIGCLVIGKRRGYPTTAMPPHNLGYTLVGASMLWLGWFGFNAGSAVAANGSAGMAMLVTQIATAAAAIGWTAIEWIIHRRASVLGIASGAVAGLVAITPAAGTCGPGGALVLGLIAGFVCFFSATTLKRKFGYDDSLDVFGVHAVAGIIGALLTGPLAAPTLGGFGTVTDLGLQLWIQFKGVSFTVVYSAVLSYVIFKAIAVTMGLRVDEEQEQIGLDLALHEERGYNLS; encoded by the coding sequence ATGCGCTCTGACGCCCTCTTCCCTAGAGTCGCCGCAGCGGCGGCGCTCGCCGCACTGCCCTGTACCGCCTTCGCCCAGGCCACCGCGCCCGCGAAGCTCGACTCCGGCGACACAGCCTGGATGCTCACGGCCACGATGCTCGTGCTGCTGATGACCATTCCGGGCCTCGCGCTCTTCTACGGCGGCATGGTCCGCGCGAAGAACCTGCTCTCCGTGCTGATGCAGTGCTTCGCGATCACGGCGCTGGTCACCGTCCTGTGGGTGGTCTACGGCTACTCCCTCGCGTTCGACACCACCGGCATGACCGCCGGCACGACCAACCTGCACTCGTTCATCGGCGGCCTCGGCCACGGCATGCTCGCCGGCCTGACGCCGGGCAGCCTCTACCAGACCGTGCCCGAGGCCGTGTTCGTGATGTTCCAGATGACCTTCGCGATCATCACGCCCGCACTCATCGTCGGCGCGATTGCCGAGCGCATGAAGTTTTCCGCCCTGCTCGTCTTCACGGCGCTATGGTTCACCTTCGTCTACCTGCCTGTCGCGCACATGGTCTGGGGCGGACCCGGATCCTTCCTCGGCGACCTCGGCGTGCTCGATTTCGCGGGCGGCACCGTGGTGCACATCAACGCCGGTATCGCCGGCCTGATCGGCTGCCTGGTCATCGGCAAGCGTCGCGGTTACCCGACCACCGCGATGCCACCGCATAACCTTGGCTACACGCTCGTCGGTGCGAGCATGCTGTGGCTGGGCTGGTTCGGCTTCAACGCGGGTTCGGCGGTCGCCGCTAACGGCAGCGCCGGCATGGCCATGCTGGTGACGCAGATCGCCACGGCCGCGGCGGCTATCGGCTGGACGGCGATCGAGTGGATCATCCACCGCCGCGCCAGCGTGCTCGGCATCGCCTCGGGCGCCGTCGCCGGCCTCGTCGCGATCACACCGGCAGCGGGTACGTGTGGTCCGGGCGGCGCACTAGTGCTCGGCCTCATCGCTGGCTTCGTCTGTTTCTTCAGCGCCACGACTCTCAAGCGCAAGTTCGGCTACGACGACTCGCTCGACGTCTTCGGTGTGCACGCGGTGGCCGGCATCATCGGCGCCCTGCTCACGGGCCCGCTTGCCGCGCCGACGCTGGGTGGCTTCGGCACGGTGACGGATCTGGGGCTGCAGCTGTGGATCCAGTTCAAGGGCGTGTCGTTCACCGTGGTTTACAGCGCCGTGCTCAGCTACGTGATCTTCAAGGCGATTGCGGTGACGATGGGCTTGCGCGTGGACGAGGAGCAGGAGCAGATCGGTCTGGACCTCGCGTTGCACGAGGAGCGGGGTTACAACCTGTCTTGA
- a CDS encoding nucleotide sugar dehydrogenase: MALTPDPRIGIIGLGYVGLPLAVEFGRHFDTLGFDIDPHRLEQLRAGRDHTMEVTGDALSAAARLRYSGDVTDLADRNVYIVTVPTPIDEAQRPDLEPLEKACRMLGGVIRAGDLVIFESTVYPGTTEEICVPILEAGSGLVFNVDFHCGYSPERINPGDHARRVVDIRKLTSGSTPEAADRVDALYRTIIHAGTHKTSSIRIAESAKVIENVQRDVNIALVNELALIFNRLGIDTGEVLEAAGTKWNFLPFRPGLVGGHCIGVDPYYLTHKAEVTGYHPELILAARRINSRMGTYVADRVIRLMSERRLHIVDARVLVLGFAFKENCPDLRNTRVIDIVRDLKQSMAHVDVYDPWVDNEECAREYGVRTIDAIEEGVYDAVIIAVAHDEFRAFGPETIRGFGKQGAVVYDVKSVLPQDSVDGRL; the protein is encoded by the coding sequence ATGGCTCTTACTCCTGATCCACGGATCGGCATCATCGGTCTCGGTTACGTCGGCCTGCCCCTGGCGGTCGAGTTCGGCCGGCACTTCGACACGCTTGGCTTCGACATCGATCCGCACCGGCTCGAGCAGCTCCGTGCCGGTCGCGACCACACGATGGAAGTCACCGGCGACGCCCTCTCGGCCGCCGCCCGCCTGCGCTACAGCGGCGACGTCACCGACCTGGCGGACCGCAACGTCTACATCGTCACCGTACCCACGCCGATCGACGAGGCGCAGCGTCCGGATCTCGAGCCGCTGGAAAAGGCCTGCCGCATGCTCGGCGGAGTCATTCGCGCTGGTGACCTGGTGATCTTCGAGTCCACGGTGTATCCGGGGACGACCGAAGAGATCTGTGTGCCGATCCTCGAAGCCGGCTCAGGCCTGGTCTTCAACGTCGACTTCCATTGTGGCTACAGCCCTGAGCGCATCAATCCGGGCGACCACGCACGCCGCGTCGTCGACATCCGCAAGCTCACCTCGGGCTCCACGCCCGAGGCCGCCGATCGCGTGGACGCGCTTTATCGCACGATCATCCACGCGGGCACGCACAAGACCTCGTCGATCCGTATTGCCGAGTCGGCCAAGGTCATCGAGAACGTGCAGCGCGACGTCAACATCGCCCTGGTCAACGAGCTTGCGTTGATCTTCAACCGGCTTGGCATCGACACCGGCGAAGTGCTCGAGGCGGCGGGTACGAAGTGGAACTTCCTGCCGTTCCGGCCTGGTCTCGTCGGCGGGCATTGCATTGGCGTCGACCCGTACTACCTCACGCACAAGGCGGAAGTCACCGGTTATCACCCGGAGCTGATCCTCGCCGCGCGCCGTATCAACAGCCGGATGGGCACTTACGTGGCAGACCGCGTCATTCGCCTGATGAGCGAGCGTCGGCTGCACATCGTCGATGCGCGCGTGCTGGTTCTCGGTTTCGCCTTCAAGGAAAACTGCCCGGACCTCCGTAACACGCGTGTCATCGATATCGTGCGCGACCTTAAGCAGTCGATGGCGCATGTCGATGTCTACGATCCATGGGTCGACAACGAGGAGTGCGCGCGCGAATACGGTGTGCGTACGATCGATGCGATCGAAGAGGGTGTCTACGACGCGGTGATCATCGCCGTCGCGCACGACGAGTTTCGCGCCTTCGGCCCGGAAACCATTCGTGGCTTCGGCAAGCAGGGCGCCGTCGTCTACGACGTCAAATCCGTCCTTCCCCAAGACAGCGTCGACGGTCGCCTGTGA
- a CDS encoding RidA family protein: MMKRVILVPLLLMAAMPAFAADVVRHKIPNSTFPISAAVEVPAGKTLVFLSGAVPPVADASAPKDTPQAYGDTRTQTVGVLTSIDKQLKGMGLSLGDVVKMQVFLVGDPAKGGKMDFAGFMAGYTQFFGTPAQPNLPSRSAMQVAGLASPNFLVEIEVTAVRP, translated from the coding sequence ATGATGAAGAGAGTGATCCTCGTCCCCCTGTTGCTCATGGCCGCGATGCCCGCGTTTGCCGCCGACGTGGTTCGCCACAAGATCCCGAACAGCACGTTCCCGATTTCGGCGGCGGTGGAGGTGCCGGCGGGCAAGACCCTGGTCTTCCTCAGTGGGGCCGTGCCTCCCGTGGCCGACGCCAGTGCGCCGAAGGACACGCCGCAGGCCTACGGTGACACCCGTACCCAGACCGTCGGCGTCCTGACCTCGATCGACAAGCAGCTCAAGGGTATGGGCCTGTCATTGGGCGATGTGGTGAAGATGCAGGTCTTCCTGGTGGGTGACCCGGCCAAGGGCGGCAAAATGGACTTCGCCGGCTTCATGGCGGGCTACACGCAATTCTTCGGTACCCCCGCCCAGCCGAACCTGCCCTCCCGGTCTGCGATGCAGGTCGCCGGGCTGGCAAGCCCGAATTTCCTGGTCGAGATCGAGGTGACTGCGGTCCGTCCCTGA
- a CDS encoding c-type cytochrome, translating into MRRYVTTLALMAASAARAQVSDPDFIANKDIPHATGEQLFTHICQGCHMPDGRGAVGAGHYPALANNPKLAAAAYPVVMVVNGRGAMPSFGSGLSDAQIADVVNYVRTHFGNAYTDTLRAEDIKPFHPAKPPEEGM; encoded by the coding sequence ATGAGGCGCTACGTCACGACACTCGCCCTGATGGCGGCGAGCGCGGCACGCGCGCAGGTCAGCGATCCCGACTTCATCGCCAACAAGGACATCCCGCACGCCACGGGCGAACAGCTATTCACCCACATCTGCCAGGGCTGCCACATGCCCGACGGCAGGGGTGCGGTGGGTGCGGGGCATTACCCGGCGCTGGCGAACAATCCGAAGCTTGCCGCCGCGGCCTATCCGGTCGTGATGGTGGTCAATGGGCGCGGCGCGATGCCATCGTTCGGCAGTGGGCTATCCGATGCGCAGATTGCCGACGTGGTGAATTACGTGCGCACGCACTTCGGCAACGCGTACACCGACACGCTTCGCGCCGAAGACATCAAGCCGTTCCATCCCGCCAAGCCGCCCGAGGAGGGCATGTGA
- a CDS encoding flavin monoamine oxidase family protein, protein MTRRDLLRMIGVAGGGALMYQAMNNLGFAAESPYRRPASLQGTGKGTVLILGAGLAGLVAAYELGKAGYTVQVLEYNARAGGRNWTLRGGDVYTELGGYKQVCEFDKGLYFNPGPWRIPYHHHGVLDYCRQFGIPLEPFVQVNHNAYLHSATAYGGKPQRLREVQSDLNGGIAELLAKASDKGRLDDLVSKEDREALLEALRVMGGLDKDFRYVEGHASSERRGFAKHAGGGPDGKPQFSKPNGLSDVLQAKLWGSLGINEQQEYQTTLMQPIGGMDAISKAFVERIGKVVTYDAKVTAIAQDEHGVSVTYEDARSPGQSRQAKADWCVCTIPLSILSQIPIQVSAAKVEAISAVPYWASSKIGLQFDRRFWEEDEAIYGGITGTDLPIGMISYPSHGFGTKKGVLLGSYTFSTEAFEFTALTPAERVRKGVEYGAMIHPQYKGSFENGIAVAWHRSPFTLGCFGGWNDASRAKHYADICSMDGRIVLAGEHASYLPAWQEGAILSSLSAIDALHARAAAGGHS, encoded by the coding sequence ATGACGCGTCGTGATCTGCTTCGGATGATCGGCGTTGCCGGGGGTGGCGCGCTGATGTACCAGGCCATGAATAACCTGGGTTTCGCAGCGGAGTCACCTTATCGACGGCCGGCGAGCCTGCAGGGCACGGGGAAGGGAACGGTGCTGATTCTCGGTGCCGGACTGGCTGGCCTGGTGGCTGCCTATGAGTTGGGCAAGGCGGGGTACACGGTCCAGGTACTCGAGTACAACGCGCGCGCCGGCGGTCGTAACTGGACGTTGCGCGGCGGCGATGTCTACACCGAGCTGGGCGGATACAAGCAGGTCTGCGAGTTCGACAAGGGGCTGTACTTCAACCCGGGGCCGTGGCGGATTCCTTACCACCATCATGGCGTGCTCGATTACTGTCGGCAGTTCGGCATTCCGCTCGAACCCTTCGTGCAGGTCAATCACAACGCCTACCTGCACAGCGCCACCGCGTACGGTGGCAAGCCGCAGCGGCTGCGCGAAGTGCAATCGGACCTCAACGGCGGCATCGCGGAGCTTCTGGCCAAGGCGAGCGACAAGGGCCGCCTCGACGACCTGGTGAGCAAGGAGGATCGCGAAGCCCTGCTCGAAGCGCTGCGCGTGATGGGCGGACTCGACAAGGACTTTCGGTACGTCGAGGGGCATGCCAGCAGCGAGCGTCGCGGCTTCGCTAAACATGCGGGAGGCGGCCCGGATGGCAAACCGCAGTTTTCCAAGCCTAATGGCTTGTCCGACGTGCTCCAGGCAAAGCTCTGGGGCTCACTGGGCATCAACGAACAGCAGGAATACCAGACGACGTTGATGCAGCCGATCGGCGGCATGGACGCCATCTCGAAAGCCTTCGTCGAGCGCATCGGCAAGGTCGTGACCTATGACGCGAAAGTGACGGCGATCGCCCAGGACGAACACGGCGTCAGCGTGACCTACGAGGACGCCAGATCGCCGGGTCAGTCCCGGCAGGCAAAAGCCGACTGGTGCGTCTGCACGATCCCGCTGTCCATCCTCAGCCAGATTCCGATCCAGGTGTCCGCGGCCAAGGTCGAGGCGATCTCGGCCGTACCGTATTGGGCATCGTCGAAGATCGGCCTGCAGTTCGATCGCCGCTTCTGGGAAGAAGACGAAGCCATCTACGGTGGCATCACCGGTACCGACCTGCCGATCGGCATGATCTCGTACCCCAGCCACGGGTTCGGCACGAAGAAGGGTGTGTTGCTGGGGTCGTATACCTTCTCGACCGAGGCCTTCGAGTTCACCGCGCTCACGCCGGCCGAGCGCGTGCGCAAGGGTGTCGAGTACGGCGCGATGATCCACCCTCAGTACAAGGGCTCGTTCGAGAACGGCATCGCCGTGGCCTGGCATCGTTCGCCCTTCACGCTGGGCTGTTTCGGTGGCTGGAACGATGCGAGTCGCGCAAAGCACTACGCGGACATCTGCTCGATGGACGGTCGCATCGTGCTCGCGGGCGAGCATGCTTCCTACCTGCCGGCGTGGCAGGAGGGCGCGATTCTGTCGTCGCTGTCGGCGATCGATGCCTTGCATGCACGCGCTGCCGCGGGAGGTCACTCATGA
- a CDS encoding aminoglycoside phosphotransferase family protein — MNLTEDRSAARLAWARHVTGQHDLALESASADASFRSYWRGYVDGQPVIVMDSPPDKEDPAPWVAIGKRLADAGLHVPTVMIANLEQGFLLIEDLGTRTYLPELDDRTVDALYGDALDALLRMQMHVSTEGLPAFDHAWQTMEMEIMPAWLLERHLGVTLACGEWDVVENAFTAIMHAIAEQPRAFMHRDFHSRNLLVTAERSPGVIDFQGAMSGPITYDLASLLRDAYIVWDNERVEGWVEAYRLRLLDAHLLDERVDTDRFRRWFDLTGLQRHIKILGLFCRLCYRDGKPGYLDDLPRVLRYVLDTARRHADIAPLADLIEAKIGPRDIRIPVTA, encoded by the coding sequence ATGAACCTCACCGAAGACCGTTCCGCCGCGCGCCTTGCCTGGGCGCGCCATGTCACCGGCCAGCACGATCTCGCGCTGGAAAGTGCCTCGGCCGATGCCAGCTTCCGCAGTTACTGGCGCGGCTACGTCGACGGCCAACCGGTCATCGTCATGGACTCGCCGCCAGACAAGGAAGATCCCGCACCCTGGGTCGCCATCGGCAAGCGGCTGGCGGACGCCGGCCTGCACGTACCCACCGTGATGATCGCGAACCTGGAGCAGGGTTTCCTGCTCATCGAAGACCTTGGCACGCGCACTTACCTCCCGGAACTCGACGATCGCACGGTCGACGCCTTGTATGGCGACGCACTCGACGCGCTGCTGCGCATGCAGATGCACGTGAGCACCGAAGGACTACCGGCATTCGATCACGCATGGCAGACCATGGAGATGGAAATCATGCCGGCATGGTTGCTCGAGAGGCATCTCGGCGTGACGCTGGCCTGTGGCGAGTGGGATGTCGTCGAGAACGCGTTCACGGCCATCATGCACGCCATCGCCGAGCAGCCGCGCGCCTTCATGCATCGTGATTTCCACAGTCGTAACCTGCTGGTGACCGCCGAGCGCTCGCCGGGCGTGATCGACTTCCAGGGCGCCATGTCCGGCCCGATCACCTACGACCTCGCCTCCCTGTTGCGCGACGCCTATATCGTCTGGGACAACGAACGCGTGGAAGGCTGGGTGGAGGCCTATCGCCTGCGCCTGCTCGACGCGCACCTGCTCGACGAAAGGGTCGACACCGATCGCTTCCGTCGCTGGTTCGATCTGACCGGCCTGCAACGCCACATCAAGATCCTCGGGCTGTTCTGCCGGCTGTGCTATCGCGACGGCAAGCCCGGTTATCTCGATGACCTTCCGCGTGTCCTGCGTTACGTCCTGGACACGGCGCGCCGGCATGCCGACATCGCGCCGCTGGCGGACCTCATCGAAGCGAAGATCGGCCCGCGTGACATCCGTATCCCGGTGACCGCATGA
- the murU gene encoding N-acetylmuramate alpha-1-phosphate uridylyltransferase MurU: MRHALILAAGLGERMRPLTTHTPKPLLEVHGKPLIVHHIEKLVAADVRYIVINTSHLAEQFPDVLGDGSHWGVRIRYSYEGPVPLETGGGMHKALPLLGPEPFLVVSADIWSEIDYATLPREPAGVAHLVMVGNPDFHPKGDFALEDGRLYEGDGPAGAERLTFGNVGVYRREIVENEVAGRFKLLPMYQRAIEAGRLSGEKYEGFWRNVGTPAQLDELRENLDSRRA, translated from the coding sequence ATGAGGCATGCGCTGATCCTCGCCGCCGGACTCGGCGAGCGCATGCGTCCGCTCACCACGCATACGCCGAAGCCGCTCCTGGAGGTTCATGGCAAGCCGCTGATCGTGCATCACATCGAAAAGCTCGTCGCCGCCGATGTACGCTACATCGTCATCAACACCTCGCACCTGGCGGAACAGTTTCCCGACGTCCTGGGTGACGGTTCGCACTGGGGCGTGCGTATCCGCTACTCGTACGAAGGCCCCGTGCCGCTGGAAACCGGCGGCGGCATGCATAAGGCCCTGCCCCTGCTGGGGCCCGAACCGTTCCTCGTCGTCAGTGCGGATATCTGGAGTGAGATCGACTATGCCACGCTGCCCCGCGAACCCGCGGGCGTGGCTCACCTGGTCATGGTCGGCAATCCCGATTTCCACCCCAAGGGTGACTTCGCACTCGAGGATGGACGTCTATATGAAGGCGACGGCCCGGCCGGCGCGGAGCGCCTGACCTTTGGCAACGTCGGCGTCTATCGCCGCGAGATCGTCGAGAACGAAGTCGCAGGACGCTTCAAGCTGTTGCCGATGTACCAGCGGGCCATCGAGGCGGGCCGGCTTTCAGGTGAAAAGTACGAGGGCTTCTGGCGCAACGTCGGGACGCCAGCGCAGCTCGATGAGCTGCGCGAAAACCTGGATTCCCGACGCGCGTGA
- the motB gene encoding flagellar motor protein MotB — MSDLKQVIIVRKKKRGGHAHHGGAWKVAYADFVTAMMAFFLVMWLVGAGTKQQRAAISEYFKNPSMTQGQSTMAPSGKMGPGGASTSMIKLGGALDLPKGPGDNQAFAKPSASDIDKLAKEKEKRRLEQLMKDLTEAIAKSQAMAPYKDQLLIDITSEGLRIQIVDKQNRPMFDTGSGALKSYTVQILHELAGFVNQVPNKISISGHTDNAPYIRADSAYGNWELSADRANAARRTLTDGGMQPDKVARVVGLAASVPFDKADPSSAINRRISIVVMTNEAARAALSTEVANEEKVLPAVPSLHSAEAEHVNGGVPGAPSVTPSSAVGSAMPVAVEAAPGG, encoded by the coding sequence ATGAGTGACCTGAAGCAAGTCATCATTGTTCGCAAGAAAAAACGTGGTGGTCACGCACATCACGGCGGCGCGTGGAAAGTGGCGTACGCCGACTTCGTCACCGCCATGATGGCCTTCTTCCTGGTCATGTGGCTGGTCGGCGCCGGCACCAAGCAGCAGCGCGCGGCGATCTCCGAATACTTCAAGAATCCAAGCATGACCCAGGGCCAGTCCACCATGGCGCCCTCGGGCAAGATGGGGCCTGGCGGCGCGAGCACCAGCATGATCAAGCTCGGCGGCGCCCTGGATCTGCCTAAGGGTCCAGGCGACAACCAGGCTTTCGCCAAACCCAGCGCCTCGGACATCGACAAGCTGGCCAAGGAAAAGGAAAAGCGTCGCCTCGAGCAGCTCATGAAAGACCTGACCGAGGCGATCGCCAAGAGTCAGGCCATGGCGCCTTACAAGGACCAGCTGCTGATCGATATCACCTCCGAAGGCCTGCGCATCCAGATCGTCGACAAGCAAAACCGACCGATGTTCGACACCGGTAGCGGCGCGCTCAAGTCGTACACCGTGCAGATCCTGCACGAACTGGCCGGCTTCGTGAACCAGGTGCCGAACAAGATCAGTATCTCCGGACATACGGACAACGCGCCGTATATTCGTGCGGACAGTGCGTACGGAAACTGGGAGCTTTCCGCCGATCGTGCGAATGCCGCCCGTCGTACGCTCACCGATGGCGGCATGCAGCCGGACAAGGTGGCCCGCGTGGTCGGACTCGCAGCGTCGGTGCCGTTCGACAAGGCCGATCCGTCCTCGGCGATCAATCGCCGCATCAGCATCGTGGTGATGACGAACGAGGCCGCCAGGGCGGCCTTGTCCACGGAAGTGGCAAACGAGGAGAAGGTGCTTCCCGCCGTACCGTCGCTGCACTCGGCCGAAGCCGAGCATGTGAATGGTGGTGTTCCCGGCGCGCCATCCGTGACGCCGTCGTCAGCGGTCGGCAGCGCCATGCCGGTTGCCGTTGAAGCTGCACCGGGCGGGTAA
- the motA gene encoding flagellar motor stator protein MotA, giving the protein MLVIFGFIVVLVSVLGGYVLSHGSIGALWQPYELLIIFGAAVGAFVSANSIDIVKGAGRDAIGLFKGPRYRKQDYIDLLSLLYDIFTKMRKEGQLGMESHIEDPANSSLFSAYPRLIAEHHLIDFITDCLRLIVGGSMDPHELEQLLDVELETHHHQALAPALAVQKMADALPGFGIVAAVLGIVITMKSIDGDAAVIGEHIAGALVGTFLGILLSYGFIGPLSAAMEARVSTDGRAFECVKVGLLANLRGYNPMVSVEFARKSLQTTSRPSFQDLEAHLKSAR; this is encoded by the coding sequence ATGTTGGTGATCTTCGGTTTTATCGTCGTCCTGGTTTCCGTACTTGGCGGCTACGTGCTGTCGCACGGATCCATCGGCGCCCTGTGGCAGCCGTACGAACTGCTGATCATCTTCGGTGCCGCCGTGGGTGCCTTTGTCAGCGCCAACTCGATCGACATCGTGAAGGGTGCGGGGCGCGATGCCATCGGTCTGTTCAAGGGGCCGCGCTACCGCAAGCAGGACTACATCGACCTGCTGTCCCTGCTGTATGACATCTTCACCAAGATGCGTAAGGAAGGGCAGTTGGGCATGGAGTCCCACATCGAGGACCCGGCCAACAGCAGCCTGTTCTCGGCCTATCCGCGCCTGATCGCCGAGCACCACCTCATCGATTTCATCACGGACTGCCTGCGCCTGATCGTCGGCGGCAGCATGGATCCTCACGAGCTCGAGCAGTTGCTCGACGTCGAACTGGAAACCCATCACCACCAGGCGCTGGCACCGGCGCTCGCCGTGCAGAAAATGGCCGACGCCTTGCCGGGCTTCGGTATCGTTGCCGCCGTGCTCGGCATCGTCATCACCATGAAGTCCATCGACGGCGACGCGGCGGTGATCGGTGAACATATCGCCGGCGCCCTGGTCGGGACCTTCCTCGGCATCCTGCTTTCCTATGGCTTCATCGGCCCGCTGTCTGCGGCGATGGAAGCACGGGTGAGCACGGACGGTCGTGCATTCGAGTGCGTGAAGGTGGGCTTGCTGGCCAACCTGCGTGGCTACAACCCGATGGTTTCCGTCGAGTTCGCCCGCAAGTCGCTGCAGACCACGTCGCGGCCGTCGTTCCAGGACCTCGAAGCGCATCTGAAGAGCGCCCGGTAA
- a CDS encoding sensor histidine kinase — translation MKELDRDGVIRFVAGLGCAALAPDGVDHLLGMRWLDLWPVEARDMVARALDRAAAGERVDFVSSRRTAAGTSRWWEVMVAPVVCNDTLDHFIVISRDVTERVALQAALEAINELLQDRLNESVARSASATTQYGSLLERWEAEHGARREAETSLAGVSEQLAMADRARDLAEASARQAQKQQAIGQLVSGIAHDFNNMLQTVIVSLSGLQDDVDELAPRHRRMLTYAVEGARHATALTRRLLAFARNQQARPEPFDLGDLVEGFADFARHGMSGRIAIEVFRQPGPLPVWMDRHGLEQALMNVCLNARDAMEGMGKMVIEVGERMGGASTGEVMRERAASRQIFVSVTDTGGGMAEDVRQRLFEPYFTTKEGGSGLGLAQVYGTVAQAGGGIEIESEAGVGTRIRLVFPRYPEPLDLPE, via the coding sequence ATGAAGGAACTCGACCGCGACGGCGTCATACGCTTCGTGGCAGGTCTTGGCTGCGCGGCACTGGCACCCGATGGCGTCGATCACCTGCTGGGAATGCGGTGGCTGGATCTTTGGCCGGTGGAGGCACGCGACATGGTCGCGCGGGCGCTCGATCGGGCGGCGGCAGGCGAGCGGGTGGATTTCGTCAGCTCCCGGCGCACCGCGGCGGGTACCTCGCGCTGGTGGGAGGTGATGGTCGCCCCCGTGGTCTGCAACGACACCCTCGACCACTTCATCGTGATCAGCCGCGACGTGACCGAGCGGGTGGCCCTGCAAGCGGCGCTGGAGGCGATCAACGAGCTGCTGCAGGATCGCCTGAACGAGTCGGTGGCCCGTTCGGCCAGCGCCACGACCCAGTACGGCAGTCTGCTCGAGCGATGGGAGGCCGAACATGGCGCCCGGCGCGAGGCGGAGACGTCACTGGCGGGTGTCAGCGAACAGCTGGCCATGGCTGACCGGGCTCGCGATCTCGCCGAGGCGAGCGCGCGCCAGGCCCAGAAGCAGCAGGCGATCGGGCAACTGGTCAGCGGTATCGCCCACGACTTCAACAACATGCTGCAGACGGTGATCGTCAGCCTGTCTGGCTTGCAGGACGACGTCGACGAACTCGCACCGCGTCACCGGCGCATGCTGACCTACGCCGTCGAGGGCGCCCGTCACGCGACGGCACTGACCCGGCGGCTGCTTGCCTTTGCCAGGAACCAGCAGGCCCGTCCTGAGCCCTTCGACCTGGGCGACCTCGTCGAGGGCTTCGCGGATTTCGCCCGGCACGGCATGAGTGGGCGCATTGCCATCGAGGTCTTTCGCCAGCCGGGACCGCTGCCCGTGTGGATGGACCGACACGGGCTCGAGCAGGCCTTGATGAATGTCTGCCTCAACGCGCGCGACGCCATGGAAGGTATGGGTAAGATGGTGATCGAGGTCGGCGAGCGCATGGGTGGCGCGTCCACCGGCGAGGTCATGCGCGAACGTGCCGCTTCCCGGCAAATCTTCGTCAGCGTGACGGATACGGGCGGGGGTATGGCGGAAGATGTCCGGCAGCGCCTCTTCGAGCCGTATTTCACGACCAAGGAAGGCGGTTCGGGACTGGGCCTGGCCCAGGTCTATGGCACGGTGGCGCAGGCCGGTGGAGGCATCGAGATCGAGAGCGAGGCGGGCGTCGGTACGCGAATCCGCCTGGTGTTTCCGCGTTACCCCGAGCCGCTCGACTTGCCTGAGTGA
- a CDS encoding response regulator produces MTATGHVLVVEDDPHVLDITSYMLELEGYQVLTAMNANEALTLLGTHREVDLVLTDVNMPGDMDGIDLVRELHRQGNRVRYVVVSGDALHATERLGQLAAFLAKPYDRRSLLKAVGDAMPH; encoded by the coding sequence ATGACCGCCACCGGACATGTATTAGTCGTCGAAGACGACCCCCACGTGCTCGACATCACCAGCTACATGCTGGAGCTGGAGGGTTACCAGGTACTCACCGCGATGAACGCGAACGAGGCCCTGACCCTCCTCGGCACCCACCGGGAGGTGGACCTGGTGCTCACCGACGTCAACATGCCCGGCGACATGGACGGAATCGACCTCGTGCGCGAACTGCACCGGCAGGGCAACCGGGTAAGGTACGTGGTGGTGTCAGGGGATGCCCTGCACGCCACGGAACGGCTGGGTCAGCTAGCTGCGTTCCTGGCCAAGCCCTACGACCGCCGCAGCTTGTTGAAGGCGGTCGGCGACGCCATGCCCCATTGA